The following proteins come from a genomic window of Streptococcus pneumoniae:
- a CDS encoding lysophospholipid acyltransferase family protein yields MFYTYLRGLVVLLLWSINGNAHYHNTDKIPNQDENYILVAPHRTWWDPVYMAFATKPKQFIFMAKKELFTNRIFGWWIRMCGAFPINRENPSASAIKYPINVLKKSDRSLIMFPSGSRHSNDVKGGAALIAKMAKVRIMPVTYTGPMTLKGLISRERVDMNFGNPIDISDIKKMNDEGIETVANRIQTEFQRLDEETKQWHNDKKPNPLWWFIRIPALILAIILAILTIIFSFIASFIWNPDKKREELA; encoded by the coding sequence ATGTTTTATACTTATTTGCGTGGATTAGTTGTATTGCTCCTATGGTCCATCAATGGCAATGCTCACTATCATAATACTGATAAAATTCCTAATCAAGATGAAAATTATATTTTAGTTGCGCCTCACCGTACCTGGTGGGATCCTGTTTATATGGCCTTTGCGACCAAGCCAAAACAGTTCATCTTTATGGCAAAAAAAGAACTCTTTACCAACCGTATCTTTGGTTGGTGGATTCGTATGTGTGGCGCCTTTCCCATCAACCGTGAAAATCCCAGCGCCTCAGCCATCAAATATCCTATCAACGTTCTCAAAAAAAGTGACCGCTCTCTCATCATGTTTCCAAGTGGTAGCCGCCACTCAAACGATGTCAAGGGGGGCGCAGCACTGATTGCCAAAATGGCCAAGGTCCGTATCATGCCGGTTACCTACACCGGTCCCATGACTTTGAAGGGCTTGATTAGCCGTGAACGTGTCGATATGAACTTTGGAAATCCAATCGATATCTCAGATATCAAGAAAATGAATGATGAAGGCATTGAAACAGTCGCCAATCGTATTCAAACAGAATTCCAACGTCTGGACGAAGAAACGAAACAATGGCACAATGATAAAAAACCAAATCCACTCTGGTGGTTTATCCGCATCCCTGCCCTCATCCTTGCTATTATCCTCGCTATCCTAACCATCATCTTTAGCTTTATCGCAAGCTTCATCTGGAACCCAGATAAGAAAAGAGAAGAACTTGCATAG
- a CDS encoding tRNA (adenine(22)-N(1))-methyltransferase: MISKRLELVASFVSQGAILLDVGSDHAYLPIELVERGQIKSAIAGEVVEGPYQSAVKNVEAHGLKEKIQVRLANGLAAFEETDQVSVITIAGMGGRLIARILEEGLGKLANVERLILQPNNREDDLRIWLQDHGFQIVAESILEEAGKFYEILVVEAGQMKLSASDVRFGPFLSKEVSPVFVQKWQKEAEKLEFALGQIPEKNLEERQVLVDKIQAIKEVLHVSK, encoded by the coding sequence ATGATTTCAAAGAGATTAGAATTGGTAGCTTCCTTTGTGTCACAGGGGGCTATTTTACTAGATGTGGGAAGTGACCATGCTTATCTACCTATCGAGTTGGTTGAGAGAGGCCAAATCAAAAGCGCTATTGCAGGTGAGGTGGTGGAAGGTCCCTATCAGTCTGCGGTTAAAAATGTTGAGGCTCACGGCCTAAAGGAGAAAATCCAAGTCCGTTTAGCCAATGGCTTGGCAGCTTTTGAAGAGACTGACCAAGTGTCTGTCATTACCATTGCTGGCATGGGTGGTCGTTTGATTGCTAGGATTTTAGAAGAAGGTTTGGGGAAGTTAGCTAATGTAGAGCGTTTGATCCTCCAGCCCAATAATCGTGAAGACGACTTGCGTATCTGGCTACAGGATCATGGATTCCAGATTGTAGCAGAAAGCATCTTAGAAGAAGCTGGAAAGTTTTATGAGATTTTGGTGGTGGAAGCAGGACAAATGAAGCTATCAGCCAGTGATGTTCGCTTTGGTCCCTTCTTGTCCAAAGAAGTCAGTCCAGTATTTGTCCAAAAATGGCAAAAAGAAGCTGAGAAGCTAGAGTTCGCCCTCGGACAAATCCCAGAAAAAAATCTGGAAGAACGTCAAGTTCTAGTAGATAAGATTCAAGCTATCAAGGAGGTGCTCCATGTTAGCAAGTGA
- a CDS encoding response regulator transcription factor, with protein MHKILLIEDDQVIRQQIGKMLSEWGFEVVLVEDFMEVLSLFVQSEPHLVLMDIGLPLFNGYHWCQEIRKISKVPIMFLSSRDQAMDIVMAINMGADDFVTKPFDQQVLLAKVQGLLRRSYEFGRDESLLEYAGVILNTKSMDLHYQGQVLNLTKNEFQILRVLFEHAGNIVARDDLMRELWNSDFFIDDNTLSVNVARLRKKLEEQGLVGFIETKKGIGYGLKHA; from the coding sequence ATGCACAAGATTTTATTAATAGAAGATGATCAGGTCATTCGTCAACAGATTGGGAAAATGCTCTCTGAATGGGGATTTGAAGTGGTCCTGGTAGAAGACTTTATGGAAGTTTTGAGTCTATTTGTTCAGTCGGAACCTCATCTGGTCCTCATGGATATTGGTTTGCCCTTGTTTAATGGTTATCACTGGTGTCAGGAAATCCGCAAGATTTCCAAGGTACCTATCATGTTTCTTTCTTCGAGAGACCAGGCTATGGATATTGTCATGGCAATCAATATGGGGGCGGATGACTTTGTGACCAAGCCTTTTGACCAGCAGGTTCTTTTAGCTAAGGTTCAGGGCTTGTTGCGTCGTTCCTATGAGTTTGGGCGTGATGAGAGTTTGCTGGAATATGCTGGTGTTATCCTCAATACCAAATCCATGGATTTACATTATCAAGGGCAAGTCTTGAATTTGACCAAGAATGAATTCCAGATTTTACGCGTGTTATTTGAGCATGCAGGCAACATCGTAGCACGTGACGACCTGATGCGGGAACTTTGGAACAGTGACTTTTTCATTGATGATAATACCCTCTCTGTCAATGTGGCTCGTTTGCGTAAAAAGTTGGAGGAGCAGGGATTGGTAGGATTTATCGAGACCAAGAAAGGAATAGGGTACGGATTGAAGCATGCTTGA
- a CDS encoding Nif3-like dinuclear metal center hexameric protein, with protein MLASEVIQAYEAFCPQEFSMEGDSRGLQIGTLDKGIQRVMVALDIREETVAEAIEKGVDLIIVKHAPIFRPIKDLLASRPQNQIYIDLIKHDIAVYVSHTNIDIVENGLNDWFCQMLGIEETTYLQETGPERGIGRIGNIQPQTFWELAQQVKQVFDLDSLRMVHYQENDLQKPISRVAICGGSGQSFYKDALAKGADVYITGDIYYHTAQDMLSDGLLALDPGHYIEVLFVEKIAALLTQWKEKKGWELEILPSQASTNPFRHI; from the coding sequence ATGTTAGCAAGTGAAGTGATCCAAGCTTATGAAGCCTTTTGCCCTCAGGAATTTTCTATGGAGGGAGACAGCCGTGGTCTGCAAATTGGCACTTTAGACAAGGGTATCCAAAGGGTCATGGTTGCCCTCGATATTCGTGAAGAGACGGTGGCAGAGGCCATTGAAAAGGGTGTGGACTTGATTATCGTCAAGCACGCGCCTATCTTTCGTCCTATCAAGGACTTGCTTGCCAGCCGTCCGCAAAATCAGATTTACATCGACCTGATTAAGCATGATATCGCAGTTTATGTCAGCCATACCAATATTGATATCGTTGAAAATGGGCTCAATGACTGGTTTTGTCAGATGCTAGGAATCGAGGAGACGACTTATCTGCAGGAAACAGGTCCAGAACGTGGAATTGGACGTATTGGGAATATTCAGCCTCAGACATTTTGGGAATTGGCCCAACAGGTCAAGCAAGTCTTTGACCTAGATAGCCTTCGAATGGTGCATTATCAAGAGAATGATTTGCAGAAGCCTATTTCAAGAGTAGCAATTTGTGGTGGAAGCGGGCAGTCTTTCTATAAGGATGCTTTGGCAAAGGGGGCAGATGTCTATATCACTGGTGATATCTACTACCATACTGCTCAGGATATGCTGTCTGATGGCTTGTTAGCATTGGATCCAGGTCACTATATCGAAGTGCTTTTTGTGGAAAAAATCGCAGCACTCCTTACTCAATGGAAAGAGAAAAAAGGCTGGGAACTAGAGATTTTACCTAGTCAAGCATCGACCAATCCTTTCCGTCATATCTAG
- a CDS encoding MazG-like protein, whose protein sequence is MELQELVERSWAIRQAYHELEVKHHDFKWTVEEDLLALSNDIGNFQ, encoded by the coding sequence ATGGAGTTGCAAGAATTAGTGGAGCGCAGTTGGGCAATCCGACAAGCTTATCACGAACTGGAAGTTAAGCATCATGATTTCAAGTGGACGGTAGAAGAAGACCTCTTGGCTTTATCTAATGATATTGGAAATTTCCAATGA
- a CDS encoding cation-translocating P-type ATPase — MDKNKIMGLTQREVKERQAEGLVNDFTASASTSTWQIVKRNVFTLFNALNFAIALALAFVQAWSNLVFFAVICFNAFSGIVTELRAKHMVDKLNLMTKEKVKTIRDGQEVALNPEELVLGDVIRLSVGEQIPSDALVLEGFAEVNEAMLTGESDLVQKEVDNLLLSGSFLASGSVLARVHHVGADNYAAKLMLEAKTVKPINSRIMKSLDKLAGFTGKIIIPFGLALLLEALLLKGLPLKSSVVNSSTALLGMLPKGIALLTITSLLTAVIKLGLKKVLVQEMYSVETLARVDMLCLDKTGTITQGKMQVEAVLPLTETYGEEAIASILTSYMAHSEDKNPTAQAIRQRFVGDVAYPMISNLPFSSDRKWGAMELEGLGTVFLGAPEMLLDSEVPEAREALERGSRVLVLALSQEKLDHHKPQKPSDIQALALLEILDPIREGAAETLDYLRSQEVGLKIISGDNPVTVSSIAQKAGFADYHSYVDCSKITDEELMAMAEETAIFGRVSPHQKKLIIQTLKKAGHTTAMTGDGVNDILALREADCSIVMAEGDPATRQIANLVLLNSDFNDVPEILFEGRRVVNNIAHIAPIFLIKTIYSFLLAVICIASALLGRSEWILIFPFIPIQITMIDQFVEGFPPFVLTFERNIKPVEQNFLRKSMLRALPSALMVVFSVLFVKIFGSSQGWSELEISTLLYYLLGSIGFLSVFRACMPFTLWRVLLIVWSVGGFLATALFPRIQKLLEISTLTEQTLPVYGVMMLVFTVIFILTSRYQARK; from the coding sequence ATGGATAAAAATAAGATTATGGGATTAACCCAAAGAGAAGTCAAGGAAAGACAGGCTGAGGGTTTGGTCAATGACTTTACCGCATCAGCCAGTACCAGCACTTGGCAAATCGTTAAACGAAATGTCTTTACCCTTTTTAACGCTTTGAACTTTGCCATTGCTTTGGCCCTTGCCTTTGTGCAGGCTTGGAGCAATCTGGTCTTCTTTGCTGTTATCTGCTTTAACGCTTTTTCTGGGATTGTGACCGAGCTACGAGCCAAACACATGGTGGACAAGCTCAATCTCATGACCAAGGAAAAGGTCAAAACCATCCGTGATGGTCAGGAAGTTGCTCTTAATCCTGAAGAATTAGTGCTAGGAGATGTCATTCGTTTGTCTGTAGGAGAGCAGATTCCTAGTGATGCCTTGGTTTTGGAAGGCTTTGCGGAAGTCAATGAAGCCATGTTAACGGGAGAAAGTGATTTGGTGCAAAAGGAAGTTGACAACTTACTTTTGTCAGGAAGTTTCTTGGCTAGTGGGTCAGTTTTAGCTCGTGTCCATCATGTCGGTGCAGACAACTATGCCGCCAAACTTATGCTGGAAGCCAAGACCGTTAAACCCATCAACTCCCGTATCATGAAATCGCTGGACAAGCTAGCAGGTTTTACTGGGAAGATTATCATTCCCTTTGGTCTGGCTCTCTTGCTGGAAGCCTTGCTTTTAAAAGGCCTGCCTCTCAAGTCATCTGTTGTAAACTCGTCGACAGCTCTTTTGGGAATGTTGCCTAAGGGAATTGCCCTTTTGACCATTACTTCGCTCTTGACTGCAGTTATCAAGCTAGGTTTGAAAAAGGTCTTGGTGCAGGAGATGTACTCTGTTGAGACCTTGGCGCGCGTGGATATGCTCTGTCTGGACAAGACGGGTACCATCACCCAAGGAAAGATGCAGGTGGAGGCTGTTCTTCCGTTGACGGAAACGTATGGTGAAGAGGCTATTGCCAGCATCTTGACTAGCTACATGGCCCATAGTGAGGATAAGAATCCAACTGCCCAAGCCATTCGCCAGCGTTTTGTGGGAGATGTTGCTTATCCTATGATTTCCAATCTTCCCTTCTCCAGCGACCGCAAGTGGGGGGCTATGGAGTTAGAAGGCTTGGGGACAGTTTTCTTAGGGGCACCTGAGATGTTGCTGGATTCTGAAGTCCCAGAAGCCAGGGAGGCCTTGGAGAGAGGATCACGTGTCTTGGTCTTAGCTCTCAGTCAGGAGAAATTAGACCATCACAAACCACAGAAACCATCTGATATTCAGGCTCTAGCCTTGCTGGAAATCTTGGACCCCATTCGAGAGGGAGCAGCAGAGACGCTGGACTATCTCCGTTCTCAGGAGGTAGGACTCAAGATTATCTCTGGTGACAATCCAGTTACGGTGTCTAGCATTGCCCAGAAGGCTGGTTTTGCGGACTATCACAGCTATGTAGATTGCTCAAAAATCACCGATGAGGAATTGATGGCCATGGCGGAGGAGACAGCTATTTTCGGACGTGTTTCCCCTCATCAAAAGAAACTCATCATCCAAACGTTGAAAAAAGCGGGTCATACAACGGCTATGACAGGGGACGGGGTTAATGATATCTTGGCCCTTCGTGAGGCGGATTGTTCTATCGTGATGGCGGAGGGGGATCCAGCAACCCGTCAGATTGCCAATCTGGTTCTCTTGAACTCAGACTTTAATGATGTTCCTGAGATTCTCTTCGAGGGTCGTCGCGTGGTCAATAACATTGCCCACATCGCCCCGATTTTCTTGATAAAGACCATCTATTCCTTCCTGTTAGCAGTCATCTGTATTGCCAGTGCTTTACTAGGTCGGTCAGAGTGGATTTTGATTTTCCCCTTCATTCCGATCCAGATTACCATGATTGACCAGTTTGTGGAAGGTTTCCCACCATTCGTTCTGACTTTTGAGCGAAATATCAAACCTGTTGAGCAGAATTTCCTCAGAAAATCCATGCTTCGTGCCCTACCAAGCGCTCTCATGGTCGTGTTTAGCGTCCTGTTTGTGAAAATATTTGGGAGTAGCCAAGGTTGGTCTGAGTTAGAAATCTCAACTCTCCTCTATTATCTCTTGGGGTCAATTGGTTTCTTATCCGTATTTAGAGCCTGCATGCCATTCACTCTATGGCGAGTCCTATTGATTGTCTGGTCAGTAGGAGGCTTCCTAGCCACAGCTCTCTTCCCAAGAATCCAAAAACTGCTTGAAATTTCAACCTTGACAGAACAAACGTTGCCTGTTTATGGTGTCATGATGTTGGTCTTTACAGTGATTTTCATCCTGACTAGTCGCTATCAAGCTAGAAAATAA
- a CDS encoding HAMP domain-containing histidine kinase has protein sequence MLDWKQFFLAYLRSRSRLFIYLLSLAFLVLLFQFLFASLGIYFLYFFFLCCFVTILFFTWDILVETQVYRQELLYGEREAKSPLEIALAEKLEAREMELYQQRSKAERKLTDLLDYYTLWVHQIKTPIAASQLLVAEVVDRQLKQQLEQEIFKIDSYTNLVLQYLRLESFHDDLLLKQVQIEDLVKEIIRKYALFFIQKGLNVNLHDLDKEIVTDKKWLLVVIEQIISNSLKYTKEGGLEIYMDDQELCIKDTGIGIKNSDVLRVFERGFSGYNGRLTQQSSGLGLYLSKKISEELGHQIRIESEVGKGTTVRIQFAQVNLVLE, from the coding sequence ATGCTTGATTGGAAACAATTTTTTCTAGCCTATCTGCGCTCCCGTAGTCGTCTTTTTATCTATCTGCTTTCTTTGGCATTTCTTGTCTTACTCTTTCAGTTTTTATTTGCCAGTCTAGGAATTTACTTCCTCTACTTTTTCTTCTTGTGTTGCTTTGTAACCATATTATTTTTCACTTGGGACATATTGGTGGAAACGCAGGTCTATCGCCAGGAACTTCTCTATGGAGAGAGGGAAGCCAAGTCTCCTTTGGAAATAGCTTTAGCAGAAAAATTAGAAGCGCGTGAGATGGAACTCTATCAGCAGAGGTCAAAAGCAGAAAGAAAACTGACGGATTTGCTGGATTACTATACCTTGTGGGTCCATCAGATAAAGACCCCCATTGCAGCCAGTCAACTCTTAGTTGCAGAAGTGGTCGACCGCCAACTGAAGCAGCAGCTAGAACAGGAAATTTTCAAAATCGACTCCTATACCAACCTAGTTTTACAGTACCTGCGTTTAGAAAGTTTCCATGATGATTTGCTCTTAAAGCAGGTTCAAATTGAGGACTTGGTCAAGGAAATAATTCGTAAATATGCTCTTTTCTTTATTCAAAAAGGCTTAAATGTCAATCTACATGACCTTGATAAAGAAATCGTGACGGATAAAAAGTGGCTGCTAGTGGTTATTGAGCAAATCATCTCAAACAGTCTCAAGTACACCAAGGAAGGTGGTCTGGAGATTTATATGGATGACCAAGAGCTTTGTATCAAAGATACGGGAATCGGGATAAAAAACAGTGATGTCCTCCGAGTATTTGAACGTGGCTTTTCAGGATACAATGGCCGTTTGACCCAGCAGTCCTCTGGACTTGGCCTTTATCTATCTAAGAAAATTTCTGAAGAACTGGGGCACCAGATTCGTATCGAGTCTGAGGTCGGAAAAGGAACGACAGTGCGGATTCAGTTTGCTCAAGTGAACTTAGTCCTTGAGTAA
- a CDS encoding CadD family cadmium resistance transporter — MGQTIISAIGVYISTSIDYLIILIILFAQLSQNKQKWHIYAGQYLGTGLLVGASLVAAYVVNFVPEEWMVGLLGLIPIYLGIRFAIVGEDAEEEEEEIIERLEQSKANQLFWTVTLLTIASGGDNLGIYIPYFASLDWSQTLVALLVFVIGIIIFCEISRVLSSIPLIFETIEKYERIIVPLVFILLGLYIMYENGTIETFLIV, encoded by the coding sequence ATGGGACAGACAATCATATCTGCTATTGGTGTTTATATTTCCACCAGTATCGATTATTTAATTATTTTAATTATTTTATTTGCACAGCTATCACAGAATAAACAGAAATGGCATATTTATGCGGGGCAATATCTAGGCACAGGCTTACTTGTAGGGGCGAGTTTAGTTGCTGCTTATGTCGTTAATTTCGTGCCTGAAGAATGGATGGTTGGATTGCTTGGTTTAATCCCTATCTATTTAGGGATTCGCTTTGCAATTGTTGGAGAAGATGCGGAAGAAGAAGAGGAAGAAATTATTGAAAGATTAGAACAAAGCAAGGCAAATCAACTGTTTTGGACAGTTACATTGCTGACAATTGCGTCTGGCGGAGATAATTTAGGTATCTATATACCTTATTTTGCTTCGTTAGATTGGTCACAGACCCTCGTGGCCTTGCTTGTGTTTGTAATCGGCATAATTATCTTTTGCGAGATTAGTAGGGTGTTATCCTCTATTCCGTTAATATTCGAGACAATTGAAAAATACGAGCGAATCATTGTGCCCTTAGTATTCATTCTACTTGGACTATACATCATGTATGAAAATGGCACGATAGAGACTTTTCTGATCGTGTAG
- the rpsO gene encoding 30S ribosomal protein S15, with product MAISKEKKNEIIAQYARHEGDTGSVEVQVAVLTWEINHLNEHIKQHKKDHATYRGLMKKIGRRRNLLAYLRKNDVNRYRELINSLGLRR from the coding sequence ATGGCAATCTCAAAAGAGAAAAAAAATGAAATCATTGCACAATATGCACGTCACGAAGGTGATACAGGTTCAGTAGAGGTTCAAGTTGCTGTCCTTACTTGGGAAATCAACCACCTTAACGAACACATCAAACAACACAAAAAAGACCACGCTACTTACCGTGGATTGATGAAAAAAATCGGTCGCCGTCGTAACTTGCTTGCATACTTGCGTAAAAACGACGTTAACCGTTACCGTGAGTTGATCAACTCTCTAGGACTTCGTCGCTAA
- the thrS gene encoding threonine--tRNA ligase produces the protein MINITFPDGAVREFESGVTTFEIAQSISNSLAKKALAGKFNGKLIDTTRAITEDGSIEIVTPDHEDALPILRHSAAHLFAQAARRLFPDIHLGVGPAIEDGFYYDTDNTAGQISNEDLPRIEEEMQKIVKENFPSIREEVTKDEAREIFKNDPYKLELIEEHSEDEGGLTIYRQGEYVDLCRGPHVPSTGRIQIFHLLHVAGAYWRGNSDNAMMQRIYGTAWFDKKDLKNYLQMREEAKERDHRKLGKELDLFMISQEVGQGLPFWLPNGATIRRELERYIVNKELASGYQHVYTPPLASVELYKTSGHWDHYQEDMFPTMDMGDGEEFVLRPMNCPHHIQVFKHHVHSYRELPIRIAEIGMMHRYEKSGALTGLQRVREMSLNDGHLFVTPEQIQEEFQRALQLIIDVYEDFNLTDYRFRLSLRDPQDTHKYFDNDEMWENAQTMLRAALDEMGVDYFEAEGEAAFYGPKLDIQIKTALGKEETLSTIQLDFLLPERFDLKYIGADGEDHRPVMIHRGVISTMERFTAILIENYKGAFPTWLAPHQVTLIPVSNEKHVDYAWEVAKKLRDRGVRADVDERNEKMQFKIRASQTSKIPYQLIVGDKEMEDETVNVRRYGQKETQTVSVDNFVQAILADIANKSRVEK, from the coding sequence ATGATTAACATTACTTTCCCAGATGGCGCTGTTCGTGAATTCGAATCTGGCGTAACAACTTTTGAAATTGCCCAATCTATCAGCAATTCCCTAGCTAAAAAAGCCTTGGCTGGTAAATTCAACGGCAAACTCATCGACACTACTCGCGCTATCACTGAAGATGGAAGCATCGAAATTGTGACACCTGATCACGAAGATGCCCTTCCAATCTTGCGTCACTCAGCAGCTCACTTGTTCGCCCAAGCAGCTCGTCGTCTTTTCCCAGACATTCACTTGGGAGTTGGTCCAGCCATCGAAGATGGTTTCTACTACGATACTGACAACACAGCTGGTCAAATCTCTAACGAAGACCTTCCTCGTATCGAAGAAGAAATGCAAAAAATCGTCAAAGAAAACTTCCCATCTATTCGTGAAGAAGTGACTAAAGACGAGGCACGTGAAATCTTCAAAAATGACCCTTACAAGTTGGAATTGATTGAAGAACACTCAGAAGACGAAGGCGGTTTGACTATCTATCGTCAGGGTGAATATGTAGACCTCTGCCGTGGACCTCATGTTCCATCAACAGGTCGTATCCAAATCTTCCACCTTCTCCATGTAGCTGGTGCGTACTGGCGTGGAAACAGCGACAACGCTATGATGCAACGTATCTACGGTACAGCTTGGTTTGACAAGAAAGACTTGAAAAACTACCTTCAAATGCGTGAAGAAGCTAAGGAACGTGACCACCGTAAACTTGGTAAAGAGCTTGACCTCTTTATGATTTCACAAGAAGTGGGACAAGGTTTGCCATTCTGGTTACCAAATGGTGCGACTATCCGTCGTGAATTGGAACGCTACATCGTAAACAAAGAGTTGGCTTCTGGCTACCAACACGTCTACACTCCACCACTTGCTTCTGTTGAGCTTTACAAGACTTCTGGTCACTGGGATCATTACCAAGAAGACATGTTCCCAACCATGGACATGGGTGACGGGGAAGAATTTGTCCTTCGTCCAATGAACTGTCCGCACCACATCCAAGTTTTCAAACACCATGTTCACTCTTACCGTGAATTGCCAATCCGTATCGCTGAAATCGGTATGATGCACCGTTACGAAAAATCTGGTGCCCTCACTGGCCTTCAACGTGTACGTGAAATGTCACTCAACGACGGTCACCTATTCGTTACTCCAGAACAAATCCAAGAAGAATTCCAACGTGCCCTTCAGTTGATTATCGATGTTTATGAAGACTTCAACTTGACTGACTACCGCTTCCGCCTCTCTCTTCGTGACCCTCAAGATACTCATAAGTACTTTGATAACGATGAGATGTGGGAAAATGCCCAAACCATGCTTCGTGCAGCTCTTGATGAAATGGGCGTGGACTACTTTGAAGCCGAAGGTGAAGCAGCCTTCTACGGACCAAAATTGGATATCCAGATTAAAACTGCCCTTGGAAAAGAAGAAACCCTTTCTACTATCCAACTTGATTTCTTGTTGCCAGAACGCTTCGACCTCAAATACATCGGAGCTGATGGCGAAGATCACCGTCCAGTCATGATCCACCGTGGGGTTATCTCAACTATGGAACGCTTCACAGCTATCTTGATTGAGAACTACAAGGGGGCCTTCCCAACATGGCTGGCACCACACCAAGTAACCCTCATCCCAGTATCTAACGAAAAACACGTGGACTACGCTTGGGAAGTGGCCAAGAAACTCCGTGACCGCGGTGTCCGTGCAGACGTAGATGAGCGCAATGAAAAAATGCAGTTCAAGATCCGTGCTTCACAAACCAGCAAGATTCCTTACCAATTAATTGTTGGAGACAAAGAAATGGAAGACGAAACAGTCAACGTTCGTCGCTACGGCCAAAAAGAAACACAAACTGTCTCAGTTGATAATTTTGTTCAAGCTATCCTAGCTGATATCGCCAACAAATCACGCGTTGAGAAATAA
- a CDS encoding MazG-like protein produces MTKQGRYYDETPYTLEQKLSENIWWLLELSQRLDIDILTEMENFLSDKEKQLNVRTRK; encoded by the coding sequence ATGACAAAGCAAGGACGCTACTATGATGAAACACCCTACACACTGGAACAAAAACTTTCAGAAAATATCTGGTGGCTATTAGAACTTTCTCAACGTTTGGATATAGACATTCTGACGGAAATGGAAAACTTCCTCTCTGATAAAGAAAAGCAATTGAACGTTAGGACTCGGAAGTAG
- a CDS encoding NAD(P)-dependent oxidoreductase, producing the protein MKLAVIAANGQAGKAIVEEAVKRGHEVTAIVRSENKSQAESIIKKDLFELTKDDLTGFDAVISAFGAYTPDTLPLHSKSIELFNQLLAGTQTRFLVVGGAGSLYIDETKTTRLLDTSDFPEEFKSLAKDQADELDLLRTKNNLNWTFVSPAVDFIPDGEKTGNYILAGEIFTTNEKGISQISYADYAIGLVDELEKGHHIKERISLLEK; encoded by the coding sequence ATGAAACTAGCAGTTATTGCAGCAAATGGACAAGCGGGGAAAGCAATTGTTGAAGAAGCAGTCAAACGAGGACATGAAGTAACGGCTATTGTTCGTTCTGAAAACAAAAGTCAAGCTGAGTCTATTATTAAAAAAGATTTATTTGAGTTGACAAAAGATGATCTTACTGGATTTGATGCTGTTATTTCAGCGTTTGGTGCTTATACACCAGATACGCTACCGCTCCACAGCAAATCAATCGAACTATTTAATCAGCTTCTTGCTGGAACACAGACACGTTTTCTAGTTGTAGGGGGAGCAGGAAGTCTTTATATAGATGAAACAAAAACGACACGACTTTTAGATACGTCTGATTTTCCTGAAGAATTTAAGTCACTAGCAAAAGATCAAGCGGATGAATTGGATCTTCTTCGTACAAAAAATAATCTCAACTGGACTTTTGTCAGTCCTGCTGTAGATTTTATTCCCGATGGTGAAAAAACAGGAAACTACATTCTAGCAGGAGAAATTTTTACTACTAATGAAAAAGGAATAAGCCAGATTAGTTATGCAGATTATGCTATTGGATTGGTAGATGAACTTGAAAAAGGTCATCATATAAAAGAACGTATCTCTTTACTTGAAAAATAA